Proteins from a genomic interval of Diprion similis isolate iyDipSimi1 chromosome 10, iyDipSimi1.1, whole genome shotgun sequence:
- the LOC124411232 gene encoding zinc finger E-box-binding homeobox 1, translating to MDITEAFAPGGGNEDLGKTDFFDFVVSPAPHGASGDGVSDEEGFLHRSACRSIGVSFLDGPRHQDTHDLRHDLHGSPFVKETNNNTLTALPPVSTITGSLTHHHHQHHNHRSHNCPTQQNADVTMQEQPSTDCDYWGDEGKEQTCSIFLEDLSKYNCWSTGSNSGHGQSHDSIVQSEAAGRGCSGSHRQNTDGAIYTLTVLNNDANSMDALDCCKSPPPPSSDSWPLRPNLDLDAILNLDPANDHEHENVTESSRRDSFHIIPVAGMGSQYSTDDSGFVESKELCVRGGQTPAHQTGDNNNDWKLSDQNHLPEGGSTGDSAESLLRSALQGKLYSGASTQAVSSSSSTTSQTPSLALQGTTSSTPHVQIIADHQPADEAMHPCTEEDLLLSQLDATTYRPGDYEKLKSIANEVVEYCRIEPVCNVSATTTVMYTLDPASGSLGTITLPADLSQMGTVTVVTAGGQRDAVIGQPQTAVRTETEAAPSQIQISPTRAAPASTSGASKPTKKYMRRGNRNGSGGGAAAGGTGNSNGTQQQGSGSPGSVQRKERSLHYCSICSKGFKDKYSVNVHIRTHTGEKPFACSLCGKSFRQKAHLAKHYQTHVAQKPAGVAAPPTPAPTPPAPPAATVQTTPVTAPANGSPAASVSDANSASRSQSSNDQNPNSCNSSSS from the coding sequence ATGGATATAACGGAGGCGTTCGCGCCGGGCGGAGGAAACGAGGACCTTGGCAAAACGGATTTCTTCGACTTTGTGGTGTCGCCTGCTCCGCACGGGGCGTCGGGTGACGGAGTTTCGGATGAGGAGGGCTTCCTGCACCGTTCGGCGTGCCGCAGCATAGGCGTGAGTTTCCTAGACGGTCCGCGGCACCAGGACACGCACGATTTACGCCACGATCTCCACGGCTCGCCATTCGTCAAGGAGACGAACAACAATACGCTGACGGCGCTGCCGCCGGTCTCTACGATCACCGGTTCGCTGacgcaccaccaccaccaacacCACAACCACAGAAGCCATAACTGCCCGACGCAGCAGAACGCCGACGTCACGATGCAAGAGCAGCCATCAACAGACTGCGACTACTGGGGCGACGAGGGCAAGGAGCAAACTTGCAGCATATTCCTGGAGGACCTTAGCAAGTACAACTGCTGGTCGACAGGCAGCAACTCGGGCCACGGCCAGAGCCATGATTCGATAGTTCAGAGCGAGGCTGCGGGACGTGGCTGCTCCGGGTCCCATCGGCAGAACACCGACGGTGCGATCTACACCCTGACGGTACTGAATAACGACGCAAACTCGATGGACGCCCTCGACTGCTGCAAGAGCCCGCCGCCACCCTCGTCGGACTCTTGGCCACTACGGCCCAACCTGGACCTCGACGCCATCCTGAACCTCGACCCCGCCAACGACCACGAACACGAAAACGTCACGGAGAGCTCGCGACGCGATAGTTTCCACATCATTCCCGTGGCCGGAATGGGCTCCCAGTACTCAACCGACGACAGTGGTTTCGTCGAGAGCAAGGAGCTCTGCGTAAGGGGTGGACAGACGCCGGCCCACCAGACCGGCGACAATAACAACGACTGGAAGCTCTCTGACCAGAACCACCTGCCGGAGGGCGGAAGCACCGGCGACTCCGCCGAGAGCCTCCTGCGCAGTGCGCTTCAGGGAAAACTCTACTCCGGCGCGTCAACCCAGGCGGTGTCTTCATCCTCATCAACGACTTCCCAGACTCCGAGTCTGGCGCTCCAGGGAACGACGTCTAGCACTCCCCACGTCCAGATCATCGCCGACCACCAGCCCGCCGACGAGGCGATGCACCCTTGCACCGAAGAGGACCTCCTCCTCTCACAACTCGATGCGACAACCTACCGACCTGGGGACTACGAGAAGCTAAAGAGTATAGCGAACGAGGTCGTTGAGTACTGTAGGATCGAGCCGGTCTGCAACGTCTCCGCAACAACGACGGTCATGTACACCCTAGACCCCGCCAGCGGGAGCCTCGGGACGATCACACTTCCGGCTGATTTGAGCCAGATGGGAACCGTGACCGTGGTCACTGCCGGTGGGCAGCGGGACGCCGTTATAGGGCAGCCGCAAACCGCCGTCAGGACCGAAACTGAGGCTGCCCCGAGCCAGATTCAAATTTCCCCAACACGAGCGGCACCGGCATCGACTTCCGGCGCGTCTAAGCCAACCAAGAAGTACATGAGGCGGGGGAACAGGAACGGCAGCGGAGGTGGCGCCGCGGCCGGTGGAACGGGGAACTCGAACGGCACGCAACAACAGGGCAGCGGGTCGCCGGGCAGCGTTCAGCGCAAAGAGCGTTCACTCCACTATTGCAGCATATGCAGCAAGGGCTTCAAGGACAAGTACAGCGTCAACGTTCACATCAGGACGCACACCGGGGAGAAACCGTTCGCTTGCTCGCTCTGCGGGAAGAGCTTCAGGCAGAAGGCGCACCTTGCGAAACACTACCAGACTCACGTGGCTCAGAAGCCAGCCGGCGTTGCTGCCCCACCGACGCCAGCGCCAACACCACCAGCGCCACCCGCGGCGACCGTGCAAACTACGCCTGTGACTGCCCCAGCGAACGGAAGCCCAGCGGCTTCCGTATCGGACGCTAATTCCGCGAGCCGGAGCCAGAGCAGCAACGATCAGAATCCTAATTCGTGCAATTCCAGCAGCAGCTAG